The Dehalococcoidia bacterium genome includes a window with the following:
- the hisH gene encoding imidazole glycerol phosphate synthase subunit HisH — protein VEVTAAPERIRAAERVVVPGQGALADCMRNLAASGAREAVLEAVRAKPFLGICVGMQMLFERGEEGDAEGLGVFPGDVPRFAGDAMRGLKVPHMGWNEVSQVRPHALFAGIPDRARFYFVHSFYPRPAHADLAAAVCEYGIRFTCAVARDNIFAVQFHPEKSQAAGLRLLSNFVQWRP, from the coding sequence AGGTCGAGGTGACCGCCGCGCCCGAGCGCATCCGCGCCGCCGAGCGGGTGGTGGTGCCGGGCCAGGGGGCGCTTGCCGACTGCATGCGCAATCTCGCCGCGAGCGGCGCGCGCGAGGCGGTGCTCGAGGCGGTGCGCGCGAAACCCTTTCTCGGGATCTGCGTCGGCATGCAGATGCTGTTCGAGCGCGGCGAGGAGGGCGACGCCGAGGGGCTCGGCGTCTTTCCGGGCGACGTTCCGCGCTTTGCCGGCGACGCGATGCGCGGCCTCAAGGTGCCGCACATGGGCTGGAACGAGGTCTCGCAGGTGCGCCCGCACGCGCTCTTTGCCGGAATCCCCGACCGGGCGCGGTTCTATTTCGTGCACAGCTTTTACCCGCGGCCGGCGCACGCAGACCTTGCCGCCGCGGTCTGCGAATACGGCATTCGCTTTACCTGCGCGGTGGCGCGGGATAACATCTTCGCCGTGCAGTTTCATCCCGAGAAGAGCCAGGCTGC